In a genomic window of Roseiflexus castenholzii DSM 13941:
- a CDS encoding (Fe-S)-binding protein gives MSRVIELLQSREYRTKLDQCIHCGLCLQACPTYDVFGTEMDSPRGRIALMRAVSDGRIAEEQVNGAFATHITRCLACRACETACPSGVQYGALLEPARELVEQHRSVSPTERVLRWAGLHQLMPYRGRLKLLAATLWLYQTTGLQWLVRRVNGLPPHLRAMESIIPPLTPRYVDYRAPAPAVGERRGRVAFVIGCIQEAFLAPVNQATRRVLRRNGFEIVTPMAQTCCGAAHAHVGELDAARALARRNIDAFLAEDVMAIIVNAGGCGLALKEYPHLLKDDPIYAERAQRFASLVCDVNEFLADHLHRPPRGEMRIRATYVDSCHLRHGQRISRQPRDLLRTIPGLELIELRQPDRCCGSAGVYNIAQPEIADQVLDAKMKDVTATGATLVVTTNTGCHLQLIAGVRRSGLSARVMHVVEVLDESYQREQITQGR, from the coding sequence ATGAGCCGGGTTATCGAGTTGCTGCAAAGCAGGGAGTATCGCACGAAACTGGATCAGTGCATTCACTGCGGCCTCTGCCTTCAGGCATGCCCAACCTACGACGTTTTCGGTACAGAGATGGACTCGCCGCGCGGGCGGATCGCGCTGATGCGCGCTGTCAGCGACGGCAGGATTGCAGAAGAGCAGGTCAATGGCGCATTTGCCACCCATATCACGCGCTGTCTGGCGTGCCGCGCCTGTGAGACCGCCTGCCCGTCCGGCGTGCAGTACGGGGCGCTGCTCGAACCGGCGCGCGAGTTGGTCGAGCAGCATCGCTCCGTCTCGCCGACTGAACGGGTGCTACGCTGGGCAGGGCTGCATCAGTTGATGCCCTATCGTGGACGCCTGAAACTGCTGGCAGCGACATTGTGGCTCTATCAGACCACCGGACTCCAATGGCTCGTTCGTCGTGTGAATGGGTTGCCGCCGCATTTGCGAGCCATGGAATCGATCATTCCGCCGCTCACGCCGCGCTATGTCGATTACCGCGCGCCTGCTCCCGCCGTCGGTGAGCGGCGCGGACGGGTGGCGTTCGTGATCGGATGCATTCAGGAAGCATTCCTGGCGCCGGTCAATCAGGCGACGCGCCGGGTGCTGCGGCGCAACGGCTTTGAGATCGTTACGCCGATGGCGCAAACATGCTGTGGTGCGGCGCACGCGCACGTCGGGGAACTCGATGCCGCGCGCGCGCTGGCGCGGCGCAATATCGATGCGTTTCTGGCGGAAGATGTGATGGCGATCATCGTCAATGCCGGCGGGTGCGGTCTGGCATTGAAGGAATATCCGCACTTGCTGAAAGATGATCCGATCTACGCTGAACGAGCGCAGCGCTTTGCGTCACTGGTGTGTGATGTGAATGAGTTTCTCGCCGATCACCTGCATCGACCGCCGCGCGGCGAGATGCGCATTCGCGCAACATACGTCGATTCGTGCCACCTGCGCCACGGGCAGCGCATCTCACGCCAACCGCGTGATCTGCTCCGCACCATTCCCGGCTTAGAACTGATCGAACTGCGGCAACCCGACCGCTGTTGTGGCAGCGCGGGTGTCTACAACATCGCCCAACCCGAGATCGCCGATCAGGTGCTCGACGCCAAGATGAAGGATGTTACTGCTACCGGCGCAACGCTGGTGGTCACCACCAATACCGGTTGCCACCTGCAACTGATCGCTGGCGTGCGCAGGTCCGGGTTGAGTGCCAGGGTGATGCATGTCGTCGAAGTGCTTGATGAGTCGTATCAGCGTGAGCAGATCACACAGGGGCGCTAG
- a CDS encoding CehA/McbA family metallohydrolase: protein MLNIFDGVLTERDWKRHLSHTFEVPDGATRLFIRLRFDPPVVDGIANMLCLSLFDPNGFRGAGHRGGAQHDVVIDGADATPGYLPGPLPAGVWDAVIDTHMVVPGTPCRYTLEIQTTDEPVAEPLPSPAPPSVKTPGRGWYRGDLHAHTIHSDGEWDILALLEAARARRLDFVTLTDHNTISQLRHIDALTTNDLLVMGGMELTTFWGHALSLGTRRWIDWRIRPSERSMPQIAADIEKEGGLFVIAHPLAPGDPYCTGCDWRYVEMMPGTARAVEVWNGLWHGDSNNEAALALWYEWLNWGLHLTATAGTDAHGQAPPEVRPGFNVVYAAHRNESAILRAIAHGRLYLSSGPVLELTGMSGETHTMIGGTLPRGAATIHARWCDVPANARLRLIANGAQLSEDIATPEGERTWNLEEGAAQWCVAEIRAADGEMLAVTNPIYFAPEE from the coding sequence ATGCTCAACATATTCGACGGCGTTCTGACGGAACGCGACTGGAAGCGTCATCTCAGCCATACATTCGAGGTTCCTGACGGTGCGACCCGGCTCTTCATCCGGTTGCGCTTCGATCCCCCGGTGGTCGATGGGATCGCCAACATGCTCTGCCTTTCGCTCTTTGACCCAAACGGATTCCGTGGCGCCGGGCATCGCGGCGGCGCCCAACACGATGTCGTCATTGATGGCGCGGACGCAACTCCCGGTTACCTGCCCGGTCCGTTGCCGGCCGGCGTGTGGGACGCCGTGATCGATACGCATATGGTGGTTCCCGGAACGCCCTGTCGTTACACACTCGAGATTCAGACGACGGATGAGCCGGTCGCGGAACCTCTGCCGTCACCGGCGCCTCCATCGGTGAAGACGCCGGGACGCGGCTGGTATCGTGGCGACCTCCACGCACACACGATTCATTCGGATGGTGAATGGGACATTCTCGCTCTCCTGGAAGCCGCGCGCGCTCGGCGCCTCGATTTTGTGACGCTCACCGACCATAATACGATTTCGCAACTCCGCCACATCGATGCCCTGACCACCAACGACCTGCTGGTGATGGGGGGAATGGAACTCACCACGTTCTGGGGGCACGCATTGAGCCTGGGAACGCGTCGCTGGATCGACTGGCGCATTCGCCCCAGTGAACGGAGTATGCCGCAGATTGCCGCCGATATCGAAAAGGAAGGCGGACTGTTCGTCATTGCGCACCCACTCGCGCCCGGCGACCCCTACTGCACCGGCTGTGACTGGCGGTATGTCGAAATGATGCCGGGCACGGCGCGCGCCGTCGAGGTATGGAATGGCTTGTGGCACGGCGACAGCAACAATGAAGCGGCGCTCGCACTCTGGTATGAATGGTTGAACTGGGGGCTGCACCTGACGGCAACCGCCGGAACCGATGCGCATGGTCAGGCGCCGCCAGAAGTGCGACCTGGTTTCAATGTCGTCTATGCGGCACATCGTAATGAAAGCGCAATTTTGCGCGCTATTGCGCACGGCAGACTCTACCTGAGCAGCGGCCCAGTGCTCGAATTGACGGGCATGAGCGGTGAGACTCACACGATGATAGGGGGCACGCTTCCCAGAGGCGCTGCGACGATTCACGCCCGCTGGTGCGACGTTCCTGCCAATGCGCGACTGCGTCTGATCGCCAATGGTGCACAACTCAGCGAAGACATCGCCACGCCTGAAGGAGAGCGCACCTGGAACCTGGAAGAAGGCGCCGCGCAGTGGTGCGTCGCCGAGATCCGCGCAGCGGACGGCGAGATGCTGGCAGTGACGAATCCGATCTACTTCGCTCCTGAAGAGTGA
- a CDS encoding HpcH/HpaI aldolase family protein yields MLPINRVKQALKAGHPVYGTMLIESASSAYVLLLAHAGYDFVFIDMEHGVYDLGEVAGMIRVARLAGLTPLVRIPDLAYDLVARTLDAGAMGIMLPRVETVEQAQALVRYMKYPPEGVRGAAAGRGHTDYRGAAPRDLVRHMNEHTLVILQIERLEAVRRIDDLFAVPGVDVGLIGPFDLAISLGAASVTDSAVEAAIAQVLAAARRAGVACGIHSSDPQQVAGWKQRGMTMLMSGSDTQFFSAGAHQALHAMRQSETAPVADVGAV; encoded by the coding sequence ATGCTGCCGATCAACCGTGTCAAACAGGCGCTCAAAGCCGGTCATCCAGTGTATGGAACCATGCTGATCGAAAGTGCGTCCTCTGCCTATGTCCTGCTGCTGGCGCACGCCGGGTACGACTTTGTCTTCATTGATATGGAGCACGGCGTCTACGATCTCGGTGAGGTTGCCGGAATGATCCGAGTGGCGCGGCTGGCAGGTCTGACGCCGCTGGTGCGCATTCCCGATCTGGCATACGACCTGGTGGCGCGCACACTCGACGCTGGCGCAATGGGGATTATGCTCCCGCGCGTTGAAACTGTCGAACAGGCGCAGGCGCTGGTCCGGTACATGAAATACCCACCCGAAGGCGTGCGGGGCGCAGCCGCCGGGCGCGGGCACACCGACTATCGCGGCGCCGCGCCGCGCGACCTGGTGCGTCATATGAACGAGCACACGCTGGTCATCCTGCAGATCGAACGGCTGGAAGCGGTACGTCGCATCGATGACCTGTTCGCAGTTCCTGGCGTGGACGTCGGGCTGATCGGTCCCTTCGACCTGGCCATCTCGCTGGGCGCAGCCAGTGTTACGGATTCCGCTGTGGAAGCCGCGATTGCGCAGGTGCTGGCGGCGGCGCGGCGCGCCGGCGTGGCATGCGGCATCCACAGCAGCGACCCGCAGCAGGTCGCCGGATGGAAACAGCGCGGCATGACCATGCTGATGAGCGGGAGCGATACACAGTTTTTCAGTGCGGGCGCGCATCAGGCGCTGCATGCGATGCGTCAGAGCGAAACGGCGCCGGTTGCGGATGTTGGAGCGGTTTGA
- a CDS encoding HD domain-containing protein, whose protein sequence is MEPDFEGARAYALARLATELPETITYHSIQHTRDDVAPAAERLAHAEGVNGEDLLLLRTAAYFHDLGFVVRREEHEQAGAEIAAQVLPAFGYTPVQIEKICRMIMATRIPQSPATLPEQILADADLDTLGSEHFWQHSEKLRAENEAFDGPMSDVQWYTTQVTFIENHRYWTATARALREPRKQEHLRQLRKLLDHARRRASDAPKSCLS, encoded by the coding sequence ATGGAACCGGACTTTGAAGGTGCGCGAGCATATGCGCTTGCCCGGCTCGCTACGGAATTGCCGGAAACCATCACGTACCATTCGATTCAGCACACCCGCGACGATGTGGCGCCGGCAGCCGAGCGGTTAGCGCATGCCGAAGGGGTCAACGGTGAAGACTTGTTGCTGCTGCGCACTGCGGCGTATTTTCATGATCTGGGGTTTGTCGTGCGTCGTGAGGAGCACGAACAGGCGGGTGCAGAAATAGCTGCGCAGGTGTTACCTGCGTTTGGCTACACACCCGTCCAGATCGAAAAAATTTGCCGCATGATTATGGCAACCCGCATCCCTCAATCACCGGCCACATTGCCAGAGCAGATTCTGGCGGATGCCGATCTCGACACGCTGGGCAGTGAACATTTCTGGCAACACAGTGAGAAACTGCGTGCTGAGAATGAAGCGTTCGACGGACCGATGAGCGATGTTCAGTGGTACACCACCCAGGTGACGTTCATCGAGAACCACCGCTACTGGACGGCAACGGCGCGCGCGTTGCGCGAACCGCGCAAGCAAGAGCATCTGCGGCAGTTGCGCAAACTCCTCGACCATGCGCGGCGTCGAGCGTCTGATGCGCCAAAATCGTGCCTTTCCTGA
- a CDS encoding sirohydrochlorin chelatase, with the protein MRAVMLVGRGGTTPGAGASLIRLAARCRTADIAPIVTPCFVRHQRPSFAEALDQCVAQGAQEIIIVPYALALSEPDQAELQRLADSARRIHSHLALRITGPLGHHAALSQVLVQRVLEADYVAAHHLWGHQPHAAWPTWQQEHAIGLIIVIDGLAGIPATLKEAMLALHTHAPRYADVHFCAIDRNELDLSAPLEALMAQECRWVIIAPYILEHCSFVGAAIERAVADIRARYPDITVIQAEHLAYDRRLLQAIADRVYASRQRDAAL; encoded by the coding sequence ATGCGTGCTGTAATGCTGGTTGGTCGTGGGGGGACGACACCTGGCGCGGGGGCGTCGCTCATTCGCCTTGCAGCGCGCTGTCGCACCGCAGACATTGCGCCGATAGTGACACCTTGCTTTGTCCGTCATCAGCGCCCTTCCTTTGCGGAAGCGCTCGATCAGTGCGTCGCGCAGGGCGCTCAGGAAATCATCATCGTCCCCTACGCGCTGGCGCTGTCGGAACCCGATCAGGCAGAACTGCAACGCCTGGCGGACAGCGCGCGTCGGATTCATTCGCATCTTGCGTTGCGCATAACCGGTCCGCTTGGTCATCATGCCGCGCTGTCGCAGGTGCTCGTCCAGCGTGTCCTCGAAGCGGATTATGTCGCTGCCCATCATCTGTGGGGACATCAGCCGCATGCCGCCTGGCCCACATGGCAGCAGGAACACGCGATCGGACTTATCATCGTGATCGACGGTCTGGCAGGCATTCCGGCGACTCTGAAGGAGGCAATGCTGGCATTGCACACCCACGCGCCACGCTATGCCGATGTGCATTTCTGTGCCATTGATCGGAATGAACTGGATCTGAGCGCACCACTCGAAGCACTGATGGCTCAGGAATGCCGATGGGTGATCATTGCGCCGTATATCCTGGAGCACTGCTCATTCGTCGGCGCCGCCATCGAACGCGCCGTTGCTGACATACGCGCCAGATACCCGGATATCACCGTCATTCAGGCGGAGCATCTGGCATATGACCGCCGCTTGCTGCAAGCCATCGCTGATCGCGTATATGCGTCCAGACAGCGTGATGCGGCTCTATAG
- a CDS encoding tetracycline resistance MFS efflux pump, translating to MTSRSPRLFIFLTVLIDLLGVGIVLPLMPYYVKIVEQSSIPWLAANRAMIVGALMASFALMQFLFAPVLGALSDRYGRRPILLLSLVGSALSYTLFGMAEYLSFLGVETVLAILFLGRILSGITGASISTAQAYIADVTTPEERAKGMGMIGAAFGLGFMLGPALGGLLSTVNLALPAFVAAGLALANVGFGYFNLPESLPRERRTVTSVRGVNPLERVSALLRRASIRPLLIGVLMLNLAFASLQSNFAVFSDVRFGFGPLDNALIFTLVGLLAVLMQGVLIRRLVLAFGEARLVIAGMALMSLGFVAIAVVPQAWMLFPVIGVVAIGSGMATPSLTSLISRRVAAHEQGMTLGGTQALTSLAMIIGPIFAGVTFDSIGAGAPYYLGGILIAAAITVVGSALLPMIRQRVEQPQGSLVVGRMETE from the coding sequence ATGACATCGCGTTCACCACGACTCTTTATTTTCCTTACGGTGCTGATCGATCTCCTCGGCGTCGGCATTGTGTTGCCGCTCATGCCCTACTATGTCAAAATCGTGGAGCAGTCGAGCATTCCATGGCTGGCAGCCAACCGCGCAATGATTGTCGGCGCGTTAATGGCATCGTTTGCACTGATGCAGTTCTTGTTTGCACCAGTGCTCGGCGCCCTCTCCGACCGGTATGGACGGCGGCCAATCCTGCTCCTCAGTCTGGTGGGCAGCGCCCTTTCGTATACGTTGTTCGGCATGGCGGAATATCTCTCGTTCCTGGGAGTTGAAACCGTTCTGGCAATCCTCTTTCTCGGCCGTATTCTGAGCGGTATTACCGGGGCGAGCATCTCGACCGCGCAGGCGTATATTGCCGATGTGACCACCCCCGAAGAGCGGGCGAAGGGGATGGGCATGATCGGGGCAGCGTTCGGTCTGGGGTTCATGCTCGGTCCGGCGCTCGGCGGGTTGTTGAGCACGGTCAATCTGGCGCTGCCCGCGTTTGTTGCAGCGGGGCTGGCGTTGGCGAATGTGGGCTTCGGCTACTTCAACCTGCCAGAGTCTCTGCCACGTGAGCGCCGAACGGTTACGTCGGTGCGTGGCGTCAATCCGCTGGAGCGGGTGAGCGCGCTGCTGCGGCGCGCAAGCATTCGGCCATTGCTGATCGGTGTGCTCATGCTCAACCTGGCGTTCGCCAGCCTGCAAAGCAATTTTGCTGTGTTCAGCGATGTGCGCTTTGGGTTTGGACCGCTCGACAACGCGTTGATCTTCACGCTGGTCGGGTTGCTGGCCGTTCTAATGCAGGGCGTTCTCATCCGTCGCCTGGTGCTTGCTTTCGGTGAAGCGCGGCTCGTCATCGCCGGAATGGCGCTTATGTCTCTCGGGTTTGTTGCGATCGCCGTTGTGCCACAGGCCTGGATGCTCTTTCCGGTGATTGGCGTGGTGGCGATTGGGAGTGGTATGGCGACGCCATCGCTCACCAGCCTGATCTCACGCCGGGTCGCCGCTCACGAGCAGGGCATGACCCTCGGCGGCACACAGGCGCTGACGAGCCTGGCGATGATCATCGGTCCGATCTTCGCCGGTGTGACCTTCGATAGCATCGGCGCCGGAGCGCCATACTATCTGGGAGGCATTCTGATTGCTGCGGCGATCACGGTCGTCGGTTCGGCGCTGCTGCCCATGATCCGGCAGCGGGTCGAACAACCGCAGGGAAGCCTGGTCGTCGGGCGCATGGAAACGGAATGA